The genomic interval GCTGGTAGCTAATACAAATCATTGTGTTAGCTAAATTGGCCTGGCTTGCAAGGGTTATTTTTTTGCGCTTCTCTATTATTTGaagtagtgtttttttattggaattcaTGCTTGGTGATCCCTAGCAATGTGTTGGCCAGATTAGCATTGACGATGATCCCGAGCAAGGTTATTTTCTTATGTTGCTAATTATCCTGAACAGTATGTTGGTTGGATTGGCTTTGCTCGATGATCCGAGCAAGGGGTTGTTTTCTTGTGCTGCTTGGTTATCTCGAGCAGTGCTTAGCCTGGTTGTCCTTGCTCGCTAATCTCGAGCAATGGTTATTTTTTGGTCTTGCTCGGTAATAACGAGCGTTGTGACGGTTCAACTCGGCCATGTATGcacttttataatttaagtagatatatttatataagtgtTGTCATGAAAGTAGTGATACAAAGTTCAACCAATAGATACGATTCTTCAATTCGAATTTTGCTAAAACTTCAGTCTAAATTTCTATTCAACCAAGTTCatttattcatcaaactcaAGTCTAGTTTATTATAAAACCGAAATCGAAACAATACGTTCATTTTCATAAACCAAAATTGGCAAGGCAATAATATCtgtttttagaaattaaataaatattgatgTTTGCAAGAGGCTGAGCAACCATGTAGGACCTCTTTGAGCTTTTAGacagaaatatattttttaagcttCTACACTCAAAGTTATAGGTGCATTAAAATATTACCTTAAATCGtaattttaaacatgtttagttaatgacaaattatataaactatacaaTCGTTTTACTCCtattttattatgttgagaTGACATAATTCattagtttttagatttttttttaaatatgaaggATGATCTAAAggtaataaatatgtcatattttacaagaaaaattctttctcatcagtcactatttaccaTTTCACACtctacaccttatgaaaaaattataaatatgggGTGTGGTGTGAACAATTACTGATTTGTAGCAGAACTCATTTTACAAAATGGGATAAGAGTGGGATttgtaatattactcttaattaaTTGATTCGAAGTTGATGTGAATTGGATTCTCACCCGAACTCAATAAAATGTAGGGCCAAAACTATTTCAACAGatccaacaaaaaatataaataaaaatataaatggggaaaaaaaataaataaaaacgcTGCCGTTTTGCGAAAAAAAGGTATGACCCCTTCGGTCACTCCCAATCGACACACACTTCGGGTTCTTCTGCTCCTTCCGCCTGCTTTCTGCTCTGTGCTCTCTTCTCGTCGTGACACAGACGCCGACGCATCTCAAAGCTCCGCTTCCCCTTTCTGCTGcggtttgctttttttttttcttattcttcttccttGTCTTCTCGTATCTTTCTTGTATATGCTTCTTATCTgctatttttgtattttttttcttttctcctttccaTGGCCGAATCATGCTGTTTTCGTAAATGAGTGCTTTTGTTTTGTGTATGTTATGGCGTATTTTGTGACAAACTCATAATCTTTAGGTGGACTTTCTCAAGAACCAGATCCTGGCTCCCTCAATTTCTTGGTTGTTTATAAATGCCCTAAAACTATTTTTACTCTtattgttttgtgtttggatcTTTGGGCTCAAATCTGATGTGTACTATTAGGTGTAAAAAATGGACTATGTGGGATTTAGCCGAAGATCATTCAAACTGAAGATATAATCGCATGGAATATAGATGCCATTGTGAATTTGTTTCCGAGTGTGACTTTACATCTTTATTTGCGTTTCTAGCAgcttgaattttcttttacagtACGAAAGATGATAGTTTTCTAAAGAAACTGCTAAACTTAACCGACCAACATCATCATTGTTTTTGTCTATCTTTGGTGTTCCATAGTCACTCAGTGAAGTCATAATACCATAATTTTAGCTTACATGAATTGATGCTTCGATTTTCTCCTATTCACACATGGGGAGGAACATTGTAGTTTAAAATTCGTAAGTGCTATTGGTAATTATCTgtttgttttccctttttcctGTTAGAAGGCTAATTTACTAAatcaatttgataattttttttattggcactgggtgtccgagaacaaagtcccgactaatctcggGGCTGCATGGGCCCTCAGCAATGAGTTTTTCTTAAGTGCACcccgggtaattcaaggggaaattcCTCTAGTctatggcccctagaaattgtttgcacccaagaggatttgaaccttagagcTGGAGAGAGCATACCACCAATACCAAGGCCCTTAAACATGAATGGTTTACGCATTCAGAACAAGAAAAAACCATATAGTGGctactaatatttattttattagttgaGGTAGGGAGAGATTCCTGGTGTGTGCTACTAATATAAAACACATAGTTTCTGCACTATACAGTATGCatactcatttttgtttttatttttataatgccATTCTTAGGACTGTCTTTTAACCGtagaatttttctcttttgatgaATTCTCTTTTGTTTCAGTGCGATATAAAATGTCTCGAAGGTATGATAGCCGTACGACAATATTCTCCCCAGAAGGTCGTCTCTACCAAGTTGAATATGCAATGGAGGCCATTGGAAATGCCGGAACCGCTATAGGGATTTTATCAAAGGATGGAGTTGTTTTGGTTGGCGAAAAGAAGGTTACTTCCAAACTCCTTCAAACTTCGACATCAACTGAGAAGATGTATAAGATTGATGACCATGTGGCATGTGCTGTTGCTGGAATAATGTCGGATGCCAACATCCTTATCAACACGGCTAGGGTCCAAGCCCAGCGATATACATTTGCTTACCAAGAGCCAATGCCTGTGGAACAGCTTGTCCAATCTCTATGTGACACCAAACAAGGCTACACACAATTTGGTGGGCTCCGTCCATTTGGTGTATCGTTTCTGTTTGCAGGCTGGGACAAAAATTTTGGTTTCCAGCTTTACATGAGTGACCCAAGTGGAAACTATGGTGGTTGGAAGGCTGCAGCAGTTGGGGCAAACAACCAGGCGGCACAATCAATGCTTAAGCAGGATTACAAGGATGAAATCACAAGGGAAGAAGCGGTTGAGCTTGCACTGAAAGTGCTCAGTAAGACAATGGACAGCACAAGTCTTACTTCAGATAAGCTGGAATTGGCTGAAGTCTTCGTCTTGCCTTCTGGAAAAGTTAAGTACCAGGTATGCTCACCAGAATCCTTGAGTAAGCTGTTGGTGAAGTTGGGAATGACCCAACCTGCTGCTGAGGCTTCCTAAGATATCTGTTTTCGTTTAGATATTTTTCAGAACCTATCTAGCACATGCTGCTATTTTAAATTGTATGCTTCATTTTGTATGACGGTAAAAACAGGTTATGGATTCTTCCTCAGGTACAATTGCTCCTTCATTTGATCTTCTTATGTTTGATTAATTAGATACTTTGTTCCTTTGGGTAGCTGCTGTAGATTGTGATGGGCTGAGTTTCTatgattttttctcttttcctatTTCTAATTAGTTGTTTCTATTGTATGCTACCATATACTTGTAACATGCCCTttgaattttcaattaatcttcGATTatctaaaaaagaagaagctagAATACTAGATTATGGGAGCTTTAGAGCTTTCGTTCAGCATTTCTAGAATGCTAGAGTATGCTGATGATGCAAAGTGGATGGTGAAGTGCCATTCAACATTTTTTAGTATCTACAAAGATCAGTCTACCGTATTTTAGTGTCTTTTCAGGAAATGCTAAGTTGAAATAGTTCTAGTTAAAGATGAGACTTCTGTCTAGAAATCTGTCACCACTCTTGTATATTGTAAATATGTGGTATCTATAAATTTAGAGAGTTCAATAAAATTGTATTGGTAATGAATTTGATGAGGAGCTTTTGTGCTAcaattttgtaacaaggatgCTCGACAAAGTCCCATTGGTGGAAAGTTTGGCCCGACTGTTGAATTACCTTGATGCTAACAGTACGGCCATCAGCAATGGAATGATCAAGATTTTCATTTGCTCAAGTTTTAGAGTGTGATAATCTCATAATGACATCAAATAAGATGATTCTGAGTTAGCATTGTATTTTCAGTCATGCCCCTTCGCCCTAGCTTAAGTAAAGAGATCCAGCCTAGGCGTCAGCTTCAACATTTCTCTTGCATTAGATATTAGTGGCCATACACATTTGTCTTGCATTTTGAGGCTCATAGGCTATACTTCCcaactcaaaaaatatatcttGGAAGTAATCAGGTTGATTTGAACATCAAGAATACCAATTGGGTTTGACTTCCTCTGCAATAAGAAAGGCCTACAACCATTTGTcacaaaatttcacaaataaaTTGAACTATTCCAAACGTTAATCTCCaagttacaaaataaataaagcaccATATACTACATTTATAAGCACACTACAAAAACAGTGAGAACATTAACCATCAGAAATTTCATGCTATTAACTACGTCCCAACAGAGAAAAGCAGATACAACCCTTTCAGATTTATTGGAAACTCTACCTGCTTCTTGCATAAAAGAAATCCCTCCTTTCTCTGCTGCATGGTGTCATTTCAGGGAGTTTTCAATATCAATCACGACCTAGTACTTGACATCACTCTTGATCAGGCTCTCAAGAGCTTCATTTGCATACTGAATCGGAATTACTTCTAACTCGGGATAAATATTGTGAGCAGCACAGAAGTTTATCATTTCTTGTGTATCTTTCGTGCTTCCAACTGCACTACCAGTAATGGTTTTCATTCCTGCAGGCATGTAGTTCATTAGGCTGGCAAATTCTGAAACCTAGATTGGTAAATTATATGAACTTCAAGAAATGCTGGAGTTCTAAAATTGAGAAAGTTACCTAGCAGAAGGCTAGTAGGGCTGACCTTGACTTCACTAGGGGAACCCACAAGGACCAGAACACCAGCAGTAAGAGTGACATGTATGCATCAAATGGGTGATCTCCAGATGCAGCGTTTATTATAAAGTCAAATGATTCAGCTAGGGCCTGCGAtagaaaataatagtaatagtaaCCATCAGTTAATGCGGTATCTCAACTTAAAAACTCTCAAAATTTGGTTAAAAACTCAAGGAGATCTTAATTAAACTACGAAGAAGCCTTGTGTTTTGTACGTTACCGCCATCTGCTGTTGGTCAGATGAAATCACAAAATTTTCTGCATTAAGAAGACTTAAGGGCCTCCTCTCTCTTAGATATGCTTGTGCTGAAAAATGCAACGTTCAACCCAAAAGCCTTGCCAAACTTGACATCCATATGACCCAGACCACCGGGGCCAATCACTCCTAGGCATTTACCAGGTTGATTCATCTTGTACCTCATCATGGGAGCATAAACTGTAATTCCAGCACAAAGCAGAGGTGCTGTTGAAGACAGTGGATTGCTGTCTGGAATCTTATAGCAGTATCTGTGGATCTAATAATTTcccaaaataaaactatatattgaTCTCATAAGTGATATATGCAAACAACTTTCTACCATCAAGTCATGAGTAGCTGATCATATCAATTCATTAATAACTAATATggaattaattttcatttcaaagcTCCACATTATAACCATGTCAGattatttaaaaagtattaatatttttttatgaatataatgatTGACACAATAAATTATATGTCACATACAAAACTTGTATATAGTCGGTGATCATATCctcatttttcacataaaaaacCTTGCAACATCTTAAAAGTACTTGCCTTTCATGGACAATATATGGTGTAGTTGGAGTATCCTCCTTTGGTGATTGTACCATCAATATCGATGCCGTTAAGAGTGTAAACAGCTCCCTTTGCACGATAAACTTCTAACGCATCATTACAAAAACGGCAATCTCTGCAAGAGTTAATGTTGATGTGGGGAAAAATCGTGCAACAAGCTGGAAGGACGGCGCACTGTTTCGATTTGGGTCTTGAtcggtgttgtttggagcccTTGACAGTGTTCTGGTGCGACCATACGGGGTCGATGCGTATGTCTAGGGGTGGGCTCAACTCTAATGGAGTCGGAGTGCCCTCCTCCGACCTCCAACTCCGACTGGGGTAGGAGGTCAAAATGAGCTCCGACTCTGAGCGGAGTCGGAGTATCAACTGtaaaaaactgtaaaaaaaaaaaaaaattgcaataactaaataagttaaaaaaataaatactgtaaaaaataagttaaaaagctaAAACTAAATCAAACTACAAATCCGTCAAATCGCaaaccataaatttaaatttaaaactacaaatcgcaataagtttaaatttacagtaccaaaatattgaataatgtcataaatttcattcaaaTGTGAAATAGCCACAATGGCCAATGCCCCACATCAGTCTTGGATAGTCCTTGCATTTGGTCGATGACTCGGTACTCGATAGTGATTTCCAATTTTCCTGCATGAAGTTTGAACTTTATTGATTAGAtgcattatattttctttcGTCATTTAACTATAGACTTCTAAACCATCAGACAAAACTCCAAGTGATATTATGAACTCACAGCCACCTCTAACTCTAAcgagttttgcatgatggtaATTATCCCACGGTGCGTTGGTCTCAAACTCTCAATCATTCACAATTAGTTTGGGGTTCACAActagatttacaaaattatataaattataaattaaataatgaaaacattaaacttatgtaaataatcatttaaaactataaagTTACCTGATTCAAGCCTATAACCCTCGGCATCAACGGTATCTACTTTAATGGGCGTTGAAATTAACCAGTTCAGTGTGCAAACGAGAGCTTCGACAGTGTTCGGAGACAATGAACTCTAATAAGCGTCCAAGACATGACCTctagtgctaaatgccgactcagaggcaaccgtagtgataggaatggctagcacatctcgggctatTTGGGAAAGAATAGGAAACTTGGTAGAATTAACCTTCCACTAAGTTAATAAATGAAATGTATCACTAGGTGTGTCTACATCTTCCATCAAATAACACTCAACCTTAGATttacactgcataatatttCTCGTGGCACGGATTTGATGATATCGCCGCACCAGTGGTGATGAAAGATCTACACCTTTGTCATCTAAGGAAGATGTCGAGCTAGTTGGGTGTGAGGAGCTACGACTACTGCTTGCTGGAGTAGGCTGATCACTGTTGTTGAAGTGGTTATATAAGTCTAAAGACGTGGAAGAATTTGTCAAAAAATGCCTGAAGTGCCAATTGTATGCCCTTATACCGTATTGCCCACCAGAGGAATTGATGTCGATCATGTTGCCTTGGCCGTTCGTGTAGTGGGGAATTGACCTAGTCTGACCCTTACCCTCGAGTAAGGGGCATAAGGTTTGGGGTCACTGTTGTAGATTACTTTAGGAAATGAGTGGAAGCGGAAGCCCTAGCAACCATCACAACAAACAATATCACTCAATTCGGGTGGAAGGCTGTGGTTTGTAAGTTTGGCATTCCCTGCAACATAATCTCAGACAACGAGCGATAGTTCGtaagggtgaaaaaaaaaataaaaaaataggttGAATCGGACTGAACCAGAGTTCGATCTGATTTGTAAGCAATATGGTGCGGTATTAGTTCTTAAGAATCAAAATTGGTCATAAACTAGTGCGGTACcagttttagtatttttaaaactGGTTTAAACAACCGGactgatatatatttataatttttttatattatattatatgctaaattggtaattaatataatatgaaatcctaatcttattattcaagtctattaatataacatgtgatataacaatcgattaatttatatttttaatataacatttggtataacatataaattttaatcttctaatagaaaataaatataacataaaattttaatcttaaagataaacataaacattaatttattaatataaacttacttttgatattatatatatcaatgaaaatatatttttggcaaataaattacaatctatatatatatatatattctttttgtaaatacatttttacgcatttgattatatataatcataaaaaagtctagaacttatatagactgTAGTTAAATTCAATAGTATGCTATTATGTTAATaattagtataaaataatatacttatattataatataaatagactaaaaagtttagtatatgtaaacatcatattattactaatatagataatctgtaaaagaataaaaaaaaagatcagaCCAAACCAAAACcgaaaaaaccaaaatttttcgtttcgagAGCGAACCAGTTTGGTATTAGTTACACCCTTAATAGTTTGACTGGAGTCACTATCGCAACTGGTGTATAGAGTTGGAAATCAAGTCCAAATACTCTACCCCAGGTCACCCACAAGCTAAAAGACAAGTCGAAGCAACCAACAAGATGTTGCTCAGAGTACTAGAGAAGAAGTTGATTGATAAGAAAGGAAATTGGGCAGAGGAACTCCTTAGAGTCCTATAGACGTACCAGACTACCGTTAGAATGCTGATGGGAGAAACCCCTTTCTTCCTCACTTATGGAAGCAAATCGGTCGTACTAGTGGAAGTAGGGATGCCAACCTATAGGATCCAACACTTTAACCAAAACTCCAACAATGAGAAATTGGAAGAGCAGCTAGACCTGCTAGAAGAAAAGAGATAAGAGGCTGAGATGGActaattaatcaattaattaagaatttttgtacatatgtGGGGTGACGTGGTGCTaggtatttttttctctctggtTATTTGCTTGTGGGTGATTTAGGGTTTGCATGGCTATCGCCGATGGCCTCCAGGCCATTTTGGGGTCACCGTTACGTTTTAGATCCTTCGCTGATATGGCACTGGGCTCTCCTTAACCTCTTCCGGAAGTTGTTGTGTCGTTTCGATCTCATAAAACTGTGGAGGGGGAGGTTTGTGTGGTTTTCTCCAAGGATGAGATTGATAGGTCTGCTATGCCATTCCAATACTTCTTGGTCTTGAAATTTCTATGTCAAAGACCGTCCTTAGATTCAATCTGTTCCTTTATTCGATCACGATGGGGGTTGTTGAGACAACTGGTGGTTTTTGCCATGTGAACTTTGAAGGCCGCGTAATGTTTTTATTAGGTTAACATCGGAAGAAGATTTCGTGAAGGCCTTTGCACGTGAATCTTGTGAAATCGATGGGATCCAGTATAGAGCATTTCACTGGACTTCTGATTTTCAAGAGGACAAGGAACTAGTTCGTGTTCCGTATGGATCTCGCTACCGGGGTTACCCCcgaatttttatcatgaatcttTCTTGAGAAGTATCACTGCCGATTGGAAGATTTTTGAAGAGAGACAACCCTACAAGGTGTGCGACACGCACGGATGGTGCACGAGTATGCATTGAAATGGATGTTTCTACTGAGCCTTTGCGTGCCTTATGGATTGGTACTCCTCAGAATCCTCAGAGCTTCTATCAAGTTATTGAATTTGAGACGTTACTAGCATACTGCTTGCGTTGCCATGTGCAAGGGCATAATTCTTGGATGTGCAAATGGGTAGGTAAACCTAAGGTGAGTGATCAGAAAGCGAGGAAAGAAAATGTTAATATGGATCAGGTTTGGGTGAGTAAAGGAAAAATTGGTGATCAACCTGTTGTGGAGTTTCAAGAAGGTGAGACTAGCTAGTTGAAAGACTCTGGTGAATCGCTTGGCAAAGATGGGAGTGATGAGGAACGAAATAAGGCTCTGAATGATAAGAATAATCTAGATGATGACAGTTCAGGGAGagttatttttttggtttcgGAACCTGCTCGGGAAGATGAGCCAATTGTGATGGAGGTCGTGGCAGATCGATGTGAGAACGCGCAGGGTTGTGTGATAGGGGATTTTTTAGAGGGAGCACTGAAAGATGGGGTGGCGGCAGGTCTTGAACATGTTAGAGTTGATGAGACAATGGAGATGAAGGTGGTGGAGGATCAATGTGAGATTTAGCATATTGATGGTCATGTTATCAGTGAGGTACTTAGTCACCTTGATGAATGTACGGGGATGGTTATGTTTGGTAATGATGAAGCACTGGATGCTGAGGTGATTAAAAATATGGTACGGTTGCTGAGTTAATTGCGAGGGA from Juglans microcarpa x Juglans regia isolate MS1-56 chromosome 4S, Jm3101_v1.0, whole genome shotgun sequence carries:
- the LOC121263358 gene encoding proteasome subunit alpha type-4 isoform X1: MTPSVTPNRHTLRVLLLLPPAFCSVLSSRRDTDADASQSSASPFCCVRYKMSRRYDSRTTIFSPEGRLYQVEYAMEAIGNAGTAIGILSKDGVVLVGEKKVTSKLLQTSTSTEKMYKIDDHVACAVAGIMSDANILINTARVQAQRYTFAYQEPMPVEQLVQSLCDTKQGYTQFGGLRPFGVSFLFAGWDKNFGFQLYMSDPSGNYGGWKAAAVGANNQAAQSMLKQDYKDEITREEAVELALKVLSKTMDSTSLTSDKLELAEVFVLPSGKVKYQVCSPESLSKLLVKLGMTQPAAEAS
- the LOC121263358 gene encoding proteasome subunit alpha type-4 isoform X2, whose translation is MSRRYDSRTTIFSPEGRLYQVEYAMEAIGNAGTAIGILSKDGVVLVGEKKVTSKLLQTSTSTEKMYKIDDHVACAVAGIMSDANILINTARVQAQRYTFAYQEPMPVEQLVQSLCDTKQGYTQFGGLRPFGVSFLFAGWDKNFGFQLYMSDPSGNYGGWKAAAVGANNQAAQSMLKQDYKDEITREEAVELALKVLSKTMDSTSLTSDKLELAEVFVLPSGKVKYQVCSPESLSKLLVKLGMTQPAAEAS